One window of the Phragmitibacter flavus genome contains the following:
- a CDS encoding sigma-54-dependent transcriptional regulator, whose translation MAKVVIIDDEASILELMSQVCRSLGHEVHARQTGAEGLQTLGQLKPELLIVDLHIGDVNGLEIIQQCRSTSPQTAIIMVTGHSSVETAVEAMRLGAFDYIAKPFELTDLKLTIEHALGQQPAPPLPSTSSSSNPPSSRPPQLVGESAAIQKISSLIQRVADTDSPVLLEGEFGVGKQLIARVLHQSSRRHAAPFKAIQCSALSADLLEAELFGHDQSHNSIFTRTRGGTVHLAEIHHMPMHIQAQLNAYLDQATESGASFRLITSTSQHLDEAIRNGQFREDLYYKISVVPVHIPPLRERREDIALLIQNILREQALRSGSPMKRIEPYASEFLQKYPWPGNISELRNAVERACAMSENDTIQPADLPAKVTQKSDTSAATASSNHEPISLPIGSTLDSFVRVQEKLFINETLKYNNGSREKTASMLGVSIATLYRKMELNVERRTTS comes from the coding sequence ATGGCCAAAGTGGTAATCATTGACGACGAAGCTTCCATTCTGGAGCTGATGAGCCAGGTTTGTCGCAGCCTTGGACACGAAGTGCATGCACGGCAAACTGGCGCTGAAGGACTCCAAACGCTCGGCCAGCTCAAGCCCGAATTGTTGATCGTCGACCTTCACATCGGCGACGTCAACGGTCTGGAAATCATCCAGCAATGCCGCAGCACCTCGCCACAAACCGCCATCATCATGGTGACCGGTCACAGCAGCGTCGAGACCGCCGTCGAAGCCATGCGCCTGGGCGCGTTCGACTACATCGCCAAACCCTTCGAGCTCACCGACCTCAAACTCACCATTGAGCACGCGCTCGGCCAGCAGCCTGCTCCCCCGCTCCCATCCACCTCCAGCAGCAGCAATCCACCATCTTCACGACCACCCCAGCTTGTTGGTGAAAGTGCCGCCATCCAGAAAATCTCCAGCCTCATCCAGCGCGTCGCCGACACCGACAGCCCCGTGCTGTTGGAAGGCGAATTCGGCGTTGGCAAACAACTGATCGCCCGCGTGCTGCACCAGAGCAGCCGTCGCCACGCCGCTCCGTTCAAAGCCATTCAATGCAGCGCACTCTCCGCCGATCTCCTTGAAGCGGAATTGTTCGGCCACGACCAGTCTCACAATAGTATTTTTACCCGCACCCGTGGCGGCACCGTGCACCTCGCCGAGATCCATCACATGCCCATGCACATCCAGGCGCAACTCAACGCCTATCTAGATCAAGCCACCGAGTCCGGTGCCTCATTTCGCCTCATCACTTCCACCTCGCAGCATCTTGATGAAGCCATTCGCAACGGCCAGTTCAGGGAGGATCTGTATTACAAAATCTCCGTCGTGCCGGTGCACATTCCCCCCCTGCGCGAACGCCGCGAAGACATCGCCCTGCTGATCCAAAACATTCTGCGCGAACAAGCCCTTCGCAGCGGCAGTCCGATGAAACGCATTGAACCTTACGCCTCCGAGTTCCTGCAAAAATACCCCTGGCCCGGCAACATCAGTGAGCTCCGCAACGCCGTCGAACGCGCCTGCGCGATGTCCGAAAACGACACCATCCAGCCTGCGGATCTGCCCGCCAAAGTCACTCAAAAAAGCGACACCTCAGCCGCCACCGCATCATCGAATCATGAGCCGATAAGCCTGCCGATTGGCAGCACGCTCGACAGCTTCGTGCGCGTCCAGGAAAAGCTTTTCATCAACGAGACCCTCAAATACAACAACGGCTCACGCGAAAAAACCGCCAGCATGCTCGGCGTCAGCATCGCCACCCTCTATCGCAAGATGGAACTCAACGTCGAGCGTCGCACCACCTCATAG
- a CDS encoding MotA/TolQ/ExbB proton channel family protein — MRHLRNILLACALVFTVSAATLYAQEEAPPAEGAEVTRTVEHKSLLDKFKEGGWVMYPLTVFSMVIVWLSTDLWMRTATNKLSPPAHVDGAKDFFRLGDYVGAYQHCKINPSPFCNNVRVGLSFIGDGQEATENAMFDEINKLNASMTTRINYLSVIGVCAPMVGLVGTVGGMMGAFSEMGTAGITNPGALAGHIGEVLMATAAGLAVAIPAFMMFYVLRNKLQGSMHQLQDITFSLFRKMPYEDLKDCHVGEEEFFAARPNWIGEEDEATTAVPV; from the coding sequence ATGCGTCACCTCCGCAACATCCTCCTCGCCTGCGCCCTCGTCTTCACCGTTTCTGCGGCCACCCTATACGCCCAGGAAGAAGCCCCGCCCGCCGAGGGAGCCGAAGTCACCCGCACCGTCGAACACAAGTCGCTGCTCGACAAATTCAAAGAAGGTGGCTGGGTCATGTATCCCCTCACCGTCTTCTCCATGGTGATCGTCTGGCTGTCCACCGACCTCTGGATGCGCACCGCCACGAACAAACTCAGCCCCCCGGCCCACGTCGACGGAGCCAAGGACTTCTTCCGCCTCGGGGACTACGTCGGAGCCTACCAGCACTGCAAAATCAACCCCTCCCCCTTCTGCAATAACGTCCGGGTCGGACTCAGCTTCATCGGCGACGGCCAAGAGGCCACCGAGAACGCCATGTTTGATGAAATCAACAAACTCAACGCCTCCATGACCACGCGCATCAACTACCTCTCCGTTATCGGCGTCTGCGCCCCGATGGTCGGTCTTGTCGGAACCGTCGGCGGGATGATGGGAGCATTCTCCGAAATGGGCACTGCTGGCATCACCAATCCCGGCGCCCTCGCAGGCCACATCGGCGAGGTGCTCATGGCCACCGCCGCCGGTCTCGCCGTCGCCATTCCTGCCTTCATGATGTTCTACGTCCTGCGCAACAAGCTTCAAGGCTCCATGCATCAACTTCAGGACATCACCTTCTCCTTGTTCCGCAAAATGCCCTACGAGGACCTCAAAGATTGCCATGTCGGTGAAGAAGAGTTTTTTGCCGCCCGCCCCAACTGGATTGGCGAAGAAGACGAAGCCACCACCGCCGTCCCCGTCTAA
- a CDS encoding ExbD/TolR family protein — MSNHRKGRRNLEVESINLGFQIAPMVDVIFVIMLYFMVMAAAVKVEHELKTNLPGVSTSSDRIEDDPDEVIIEIDEDGIVLMNDEEFDTPQDKSLPTLTNSIARLKEDADSRGSKVLVTIQTAEQAKYERIIDVMNALAAAKIANVTFTVGTEEF; from the coding sequence ATGTCCAACCACCGCAAAGGCCGACGCAACCTGGAAGTCGAATCCATCAACCTGGGATTCCAAATCGCCCCCATGGTGGACGTCATCTTCGTCATCATGCTCTACTTCATGGTCATGGCCGCCGCCGTGAAAGTGGAGCACGAACTCAAAACCAACCTCCCTGGTGTCTCGACTTCCAGCGACCGCATTGAAGACGATCCCGACGAAGTCATCATCGAGATCGACGAAGACGGCATCGTTCTCATGAACGACGAGGAATTTGACACCCCCCAGGACAAAAGCCTCCCCACCCTCACCAACTCCATCGCCCGGCTCAAGGAAGACGCCGACTCCCGTGGCAGCAAAGTCCTCGTCACCATCCAGACCGCCGAACAGGCCAAATACGAGCGCATCATTGACGTCATGAACGCCCTCGCCGCCGCCAAAATCGCCAACGTGACCTTTACCGTGGGCACCGAAGAATTCTAA
- a CDS encoding ExbD/TolR family protein, protein MASGGGSMENGEPEFQIAPIIDCLLVLLVFFMSITSAEVLQIDDRIALPVAPDSKKKEKVATQEGALNVRWDGRTQKSVFSFEGPDYENIEDLTQVLRERKAAQPLYHVIIRGDKNLPAIEIQRTMSVIGAAGIDNISFSALNK, encoded by the coding sequence ATGGCTAGCGGCGGCGGAAGTATGGAAAATGGTGAGCCGGAGTTTCAAATCGCTCCGATCATCGACTGTCTCTTGGTGCTGCTCGTGTTCTTCATGAGCATCACCAGCGCCGAAGTCTTGCAAATCGACGACCGCATTGCCCTGCCTGTCGCACCCGATTCCAAGAAGAAGGAAAAGGTCGCGACGCAGGAAGGCGCTCTCAACGTTCGTTGGGACGGTCGGACCCAAAAAAGTGTCTTCAGCTTTGAAGGACCCGACTACGAAAACATTGAAGACCTCACCCAGGTCCTCAGGGAACGCAAAGCCGCCCAGCCGCTATACCACGTCATCATCCGGGGCGACAAAAACCTCCCCGCCATCGAAATCCAACGCACCATGAGCGTCATCGGAGCCGCAGGCATCGACAACATCTCCTTCTCCGCCCTCAACAAGTAA
- a CDS encoding GreA/GreB family elongation factor — MRTKKNYLKQSDVTALKSCLRGEVFATGVDPLILARLKEMIDQSVVVLDHQLLPQTVALGAQVDIEYCDDHERAICRLVLPHEVSANPENISVLTPLGLALLGREAPQTIHWPLAVGRGALQVKILNVIHSNKSELIPSYA; from the coding sequence ATGAGAACAAAGAAAAACTATCTCAAACAAAGCGATGTAACCGCATTGAAGTCATGTCTTCGCGGCGAAGTCTTCGCGACTGGGGTTGATCCGTTGATCCTCGCCAGGCTAAAAGAAATGATCGACCAATCGGTCGTCGTTTTAGACCACCAACTCCTGCCGCAAACCGTGGCTTTGGGGGCTCAAGTGGACATTGAATACTGTGATGATCACGAGCGTGCGATTTGCAGGCTGGTGCTTCCACATGAGGTGTCTGCGAACCCCGAGAACATCTCGGTTCTGACGCCACTGGGACTGGCATTGCTGGGTCGGGAGGCTCCGCAAACCATCCACTGGCCACTGGCGGTAGGGCGCGGTGCTCTACAGGTCAAAATCCTCAACGTCATCCATTCAAATAAATCCGAACTTATTCCTTCTTATGCCTAA
- a CDS encoding efflux RND transporter periplasmic adaptor subunit → MNWLSNGVRYLTLGLALAGFVGITLVIREVQAQNSGEIPPPPVAPPVKSFESTVAGTGIVEALSENVSIGVPVQGLVTEVMVKVNDKVEKGQPLFKIDESDLQAQMVGLQAAVEVAKARVEVQEAGLARSQDLLDRLRAVPDRRAVSVDELKTREMDVMVAKAQLSASKAEVVSAEAGVRQTELLMERLTVRAPRDGSILQVNIRAGEYASFAPRNAALILGDLENLQVRVDVDEQNAMRVQPGQRAVAYVKGDKKRALPLEFVRVEPFVIPKMSLTGASTERVDTRVLQVIYQLKRPENPTIYVGQQVDVSIEADVR, encoded by the coding sequence ATGAACTGGTTATCGAATGGGGTTCGCTATTTGACGTTGGGGCTCGCACTGGCGGGCTTTGTGGGAATCACCCTGGTGATTCGCGAGGTGCAGGCGCAAAACTCGGGGGAGATTCCGCCGCCGCCCGTGGCTCCGCCAGTGAAGTCGTTTGAGAGCACGGTGGCCGGGACGGGCATTGTCGAGGCATTGAGCGAGAATGTGTCGATTGGAGTTCCGGTGCAGGGTTTGGTGACGGAGGTTATGGTAAAGGTGAATGACAAGGTGGAAAAAGGGCAGCCGCTTTTCAAGATTGATGAGAGCGATCTGCAGGCACAGATGGTGGGTTTGCAGGCGGCAGTGGAGGTGGCCAAGGCTCGGGTGGAGGTCCAGGAGGCGGGGCTGGCACGGTCACAAGATTTGCTGGACCGGTTGCGGGCGGTTCCGGATCGCCGGGCGGTGAGTGTGGATGAGCTGAAGACGCGGGAGATGGATGTGATGGTGGCGAAAGCGCAGTTGAGCGCGAGCAAAGCCGAGGTGGTCTCAGCGGAGGCAGGGGTGAGGCAGACGGAGTTGTTGATGGAACGATTGACGGTGCGGGCTCCGCGCGATGGCAGCATTTTGCAGGTGAACATCCGGGCGGGAGAGTATGCGTCGTTTGCACCTCGGAACGCAGCGTTGATTTTGGGGGACTTGGAGAATCTTCAGGTTCGTGTGGATGTGGACGAGCAAAATGCGATGCGGGTCCAGCCGGGTCAGCGGGCGGTTGCTTACGTGAAGGGTGATAAAAAGCGGGCGTTGCCGCTGGAGTTTGTGCGGGTGGAGCCTTTTGTCATTCCCAAGATGTCATTGACCGGGGCAAGCACCGAGCGGGTGGATACTAGGGTGTTGCAGGTAATTTACCAGCTGAAGCGGCCTGAGAACCCGACGATTTATGTGGGTCAGCAGGTGGATGTGTCGATTGAAGCGGATGTGCGTTGA
- a CDS encoding prenyltransferase/squalene oxidase repeat-containing protein — translation MSPPSNAPDDSQPVPIQPSEASTPVRPETSSVPIAPVQIQSLSATNRETSGSNSGPIFIPAAPSFITPPPSVAAQAQPTEVEIEYDPNQPPAIEYVAPPKKNAFIEYWRKAGGGSFMVSVGIHAAGLIAAYFVVETIVHEKQVDFLPGGGSKQGQEASQQLTQTVQQKKRSNLSKSTPMRRVTVEGANAVINLPDIPIDDVPMPETSSLLGGSMGGGGFGSGGLGSGGGFGTGQGIGGQAGFISLPPTMKSRCSSAERLQKLVESGGNPECERAVSQALEWLKTQQNEDGSWGRGNKAAMTGLALLCYLGRCETPDSPFYGDNVMKGILYLIELSKKNEHGLFTANPSGHGGAYEHGIATYALGEMYTLARMGSKSLPGMREAFERGVEIIIDQQNDKGSWGYYAKAVVEGVKVNNSDLSVAGWQFQALKAAQHTNLKIAGLKPAVDKTVKYLETVQTKDGGFGNTNREAHYNQWSLTGVGILGLQTLARAKNAPIRKGVGFAYDLFTKEPPAWNKNANLYCWYYYAQAFFQNGGEEWDHWNKTALPEILANQAPGGNWKTETPDWSAGGTAGVGADRELYRTVLCTLMLEVYYRYLKVGDKEAESIFNRR, via the coding sequence ATGAGCCCTCCATCCAACGCTCCGGACGACAGCCAACCTGTCCCCATTCAGCCATCTGAAGCCTCAACACCCGTCCGGCCCGAGACCAGCTCCGTTCCCATTGCCCCCGTTCAAATCCAGTCCCTCAGCGCCACCAATCGCGAGACCAGTGGCAGCAACTCCGGACCCATCTTCATTCCCGCTGCCCCGTCCTTTATCACCCCTCCCCCGTCCGTCGCCGCCCAAGCGCAACCGACCGAAGTGGAGATCGAATACGATCCGAATCAGCCGCCCGCCATCGAATACGTTGCCCCGCCCAAAAAGAACGCCTTCATTGAATACTGGCGCAAAGCCGGTGGTGGCTCCTTCATGGTCAGCGTCGGCATCCACGCCGCCGGTCTCATCGCCGCCTACTTCGTCGTCGAGACCATCGTTCACGAAAAACAAGTCGACTTCCTGCCCGGGGGCGGCAGCAAGCAGGGCCAGGAAGCCAGCCAGCAACTCACCCAGACTGTTCAACAGAAAAAACGCAGCAACCTCAGCAAAAGCACCCCGATGCGACGCGTCACCGTCGAAGGTGCCAACGCAGTCATCAACCTCCCCGACATTCCCATTGACGATGTCCCGATGCCCGAAACCAGCAGCCTCCTTGGTGGCAGCATGGGCGGCGGTGGTTTCGGTTCCGGCGGACTCGGCAGCGGTGGCGGATTTGGCACCGGTCAGGGGATCGGTGGTCAGGCCGGCTTCATCAGCCTTCCCCCCACCATGAAAAGCCGTTGCAGCAGCGCGGAACGACTCCAAAAACTCGTTGAAAGCGGCGGCAATCCTGAATGCGAACGCGCCGTCAGCCAGGCCCTCGAGTGGCTCAAAACCCAGCAAAACGAAGATGGATCCTGGGGCAGGGGCAACAAGGCCGCCATGACTGGTCTGGCCCTCCTTTGTTATCTCGGTCGCTGCGAAACCCCTGACTCCCCTTTCTATGGCGACAACGTCATGAAAGGCATTCTCTACCTCATTGAGCTCTCTAAGAAAAATGAACACGGCCTGTTCACCGCCAACCCCTCCGGCCACGGCGGCGCCTACGAGCACGGCATCGCCACCTACGCCCTCGGCGAAATGTATACCCTCGCACGCATGGGCAGCAAATCCCTTCCCGGCATGCGCGAAGCCTTCGAACGCGGCGTCGAAATCATCATTGACCAGCAAAACGACAAGGGCTCCTGGGGGTATTATGCCAAAGCCGTGGTGGAAGGCGTGAAAGTCAACAACTCTGACCTTTCGGTCGCCGGCTGGCAGTTTCAGGCCCTCAAAGCCGCCCAACACACCAATCTCAAAATCGCAGGACTTAAACCCGCCGTCGACAAAACCGTTAAATACTTGGAAACCGTCCAAACCAAAGATGGTGGATTCGGCAATACCAATCGGGAGGCCCACTACAACCAGTGGAGCCTCACCGGCGTTGGCATCCTCGGCCTTCAAACCCTTGCCCGCGCCAAAAATGCCCCCATTCGTAAGGGTGTCGGATTCGCCTACGATCTCTTTACCAAGGAACCACCCGCCTGGAACAAAAATGCCAATCTCTATTGCTGGTATTATTACGCCCAGGCATTCTTCCAAAACGGCGGCGAAGAATGGGATCACTGGAACAAAACCGCCCTCCCCGAAATCCTCGCCAATCAGGCCCCCGGAGGCAACTGGAAAACCGAAACTCCCGACTGGTCCGCAGGCGGCACCGCAGGCGTTGGAGCCGACCGCGAACTTTACCGCACCGTTCTTTGCACACTGATGCTTGAGGTCTACTACCGTTATCTCAAGGTCGGCGACAAGGAAGCCGAGTCGATCTTCAACCGTCGCTAA
- a CDS encoding ABC transporter ATP-binding protein gives MKTTEHKIAVHAQGIVKSFGDGGSRLTVLKNVDFDARDGEIMMLVGPSGCGKTTLLSVLAGTLRSEEGSIEVFGERLDGMRAAKVTKFRALNIGFIFQSFNLIPTLNCAENVSVPLLIQGVKSRVAEDRARELLDRVGLGDRWKNRPTQLSGGQQQRVAIARALVHEPRLVICDEPTASLDAKNGELVMELFDKVARVPGRCVIIVTHDNRIFSFADRIAQMDDGRIVEVHDVENGSAPSFQHH, from the coding sequence ATGAAGACGACCGAACACAAGATTGCGGTGCATGCGCAGGGGATCGTCAAAAGTTTTGGCGATGGAGGATCGCGTTTGACGGTCCTGAAGAACGTGGACTTTGATGCTCGCGATGGGGAGATCATGATGCTGGTGGGTCCATCGGGTTGTGGGAAAACCACGTTGTTGAGCGTGCTGGCGGGAACGTTGAGATCGGAAGAGGGTTCGATTGAGGTGTTTGGGGAGCGGCTCGACGGAATGCGCGCGGCCAAGGTGACCAAATTTCGGGCGCTGAACATTGGGTTCATCTTTCAGAGCTTTAACCTCATCCCCACGCTGAATTGTGCGGAGAATGTGAGTGTGCCGTTATTGATCCAAGGCGTGAAAAGCCGGGTGGCGGAGGACCGGGCGAGGGAGTTGCTCGACCGGGTTGGGCTGGGGGATCGCTGGAAAAATCGGCCGACGCAACTCTCAGGTGGGCAGCAGCAGCGGGTGGCGATTGCGCGTGCGCTGGTGCATGAGCCGCGGCTGGTGATTTGTGATGAGCCGACGGCATCACTGGATGCGAAGAATGGCGAGCTGGTGATGGAGCTTTTCGACAAGGTGGCGAGGGTGCCGGGGAGGTGCGTGATCATCGTCACGCATGACAATCGGATTTTTTCTTTTGCCGACCGAATCGCACAGATGGATGACGGTCGTATCGTGGAGGTGCATGATGTCGAGAACGGCAGTGCACCGAGTTTTCAGCATCATTAA
- a CDS encoding FmdB family zinc ribbon protein, with product MPTYEYECTTCGHAFEVVQSMKDARLTDCPQEGCAGPVHRKIGRGAGIIFKGSGFYQTDYRSESYKAAAKQDSSAASAPAPSAAPAPAPSAPSPSAPAKSA from the coding sequence ATGCCTACCTACGAATACGAATGCACCACCTGTGGCCACGCTTTTGAGGTCGTCCAGTCCATGAAAGACGCGCGCCTCACCGATTGCCCCCAGGAAGGTTGCGCTGGTCCTGTGCATCGCAAAATCGGCCGCGGAGCCGGCATCATCTTCAAAGGCAGCGGTTTCTACCAGACCGACTACCGCAGCGAGTCCTACAAAGCCGCCGCCAAACAAGACAGCTCGGCCGCCTCCGCTCCCGCACCCTCCGCCGCCCCGGCACCGGCTCCTTCAGCCCCCTCGCCTTCCGCTCCCGCCAAATCGGCCTAG
- a CDS encoding ABC transporter permease encodes MLFGDTAKYLMLVVGIFFATFLIAQQTSVFFGLMNWTRATLMNVPAPLWVVDAKVEQVNETNPLRDTDVARVRSVDEVAWAMPLYSGIQRVRLENGKFKVIQLIGIDPTTLAGAPVQMIEGRLEDLRLPNTVVIDDLAVRRLAKNPGDKSTHIKVGDMFEINDIEARVVGICEAMNSFTGGPYVWTTYERALQYSPAQRKMLSAVIAAPKEGVSLEVAAQKIEEATGMKAFVNSGFGSSDRDFGTSTIWWYVKNTGIPISFGTTVIVGFIVGVAISCQTFYAFVLENIRHLGALKAMGASNGKLCLMLVLQSLTVGLVGYGIGMLATSAFAMGALKNEQPPFFMTWHIPVAALGVILFICALAALMGIWRVSRFEPAMVFRA; translated from the coding sequence ATGTTGTTCGGGGACACGGCGAAGTATTTGATGCTGGTGGTAGGTATTTTTTTTGCGACGTTTTTGATTGCCCAGCAGACTTCGGTGTTTTTTGGTTTGATGAACTGGACGCGGGCGACGTTGATGAATGTGCCGGCTCCGCTGTGGGTGGTTGATGCCAAGGTGGAGCAGGTGAATGAGACGAATCCGCTGCGGGATACGGATGTGGCGAGGGTGAGATCGGTGGATGAGGTGGCGTGGGCGATGCCGTTGTATTCGGGGATTCAGCGGGTGAGGCTGGAGAATGGCAAGTTTAAGGTGATCCAGTTGATTGGGATTGATCCGACGACGCTGGCGGGGGCTCCGGTGCAGATGATCGAGGGGAGGTTGGAGGATTTGAGGTTGCCGAACACGGTGGTGATTGATGATCTGGCGGTGAGAAGACTGGCAAAAAATCCCGGGGACAAAAGCACTCACATCAAGGTGGGGGACATGTTTGAGATCAATGATATTGAAGCGCGGGTGGTGGGGATTTGTGAGGCGATGAACAGCTTTACGGGGGGGCCTTATGTGTGGACGACTTATGAGCGGGCATTGCAGTATTCGCCGGCTCAGAGGAAGATGTTGTCGGCGGTGATTGCGGCGCCGAAAGAAGGGGTGAGCCTGGAGGTGGCGGCGCAAAAGATTGAAGAGGCGACGGGGATGAAGGCGTTTGTGAACAGTGGATTTGGTTCTTCCGACCGGGATTTCGGAACGAGCACGATCTGGTGGTATGTGAAAAACACGGGGATTCCGATTTCGTTCGGGACGACGGTGATCGTGGGGTTCATCGTGGGGGTGGCGATTTCGTGTCAGACGTTTTATGCGTTTGTGCTGGAGAACATTCGGCATCTGGGGGCGTTGAAGGCGATGGGGGCTTCAAACGGCAAGCTGTGCCTGATGCTGGTGTTGCAGTCGCTGACGGTGGGGCTGGTGGGGTATGGGATCGGAATGCTGGCGACTTCGGCGTTTGCGATGGGGGCGTTGAAGAATGAGCAGCCACCGTTTTTTATGACATGGCACATCCCGGTGGCGGCGCTGGGGGTAATTTTGTTTATCTGTGCGCTGGCGGCGTTGATGGGGATCTGGCGGGTGAGTCGATTTGAACCGGCCATGGTGTTTCGTGCTTAA
- a CDS encoding L,D-transpeptidase, with product MALFSLSPTVLRTLGCFMIAVAMSSCAGRQKKHKLTGETQYIDGTRSAAPRYALQQVDVESWWKGDGVAGAPKVVISLGEQKAYFYKGSEVVGVSSVSTGEENHPTPTGSYRIQQKSPAHRSSQYGDYVDASGNVVAENIESGVDPRPPGSKYRGASMPYFMRFNRGIGMHAGFLPGYPASHGCVRMPDHMAQTFYRNVSIGTPVVVKY from the coding sequence ATGGCACTGTTTTCCCTTTCTCCAACCGTCCTGCGAACTTTGGGTTGTTTCATGATTGCCGTTGCCATGAGCAGTTGTGCAGGCAGGCAGAAAAAACACAAGCTGACGGGAGAGACGCAATACATCGACGGCACGAGAAGCGCGGCACCGCGTTATGCGTTGCAGCAGGTGGATGTGGAGTCGTGGTGGAAGGGCGATGGCGTGGCAGGGGCTCCCAAGGTGGTGATTTCGCTGGGCGAACAGAAGGCGTATTTTTACAAGGGCAGTGAAGTGGTGGGGGTTTCCAGCGTGTCGACCGGGGAGGAAAATCACCCGACGCCGACGGGATCTTACCGCATTCAGCAGAAGAGTCCGGCGCATCGTTCCAGTCAGTATGGAGACTACGTGGATGCTTCAGGCAATGTGGTGGCGGAGAACATTGAAAGCGGTGTGGACCCAAGACCGCCGGGTTCGAAGTATCGTGGAGCATCAATGCCGTATTTCATGAGGTTTAATCGGGGGATCGGCATGCATGCGGGATTTCTGCCGGGGTATCCGGCTTCGCATGGTTGTGTGCGCATGCCGGATCACATGGCGCAGACGTTTTATCGCAACGTGTCGATTGGCACGCCGGTGGTGGTAAAGTATTGA
- a CDS encoding rhodanese-like domain-containing protein: protein MKTTEVTAEELSRWIGEGNPNFRLVDVREQDEYEICRLPGSELIPLSNFADLAPGKLGEKSETIVVYCHHGMRSQRAANWLRQQGYEDVINLTGGIDAWSETVDASVPRY from the coding sequence ATGAAGACGACAGAGGTCACGGCAGAAGAGTTGTCGCGGTGGATCGGTGAGGGCAATCCCAACTTCCGTTTGGTTGATGTGCGCGAGCAGGACGAATATGAGATCTGTCGATTGCCAGGTTCAGAGTTGATTCCGTTGTCCAATTTTGCGGACCTGGCTCCGGGAAAACTGGGGGAGAAGTCGGAGACGATCGTGGTGTATTGTCACCATGGCATGCGCAGTCAACGTGCGGCCAACTGGCTGAGACAGCAGGGATATGAAGATGTGATCAACCTCACCGGTGGCATTGATGCGTGGTCGGAAACGGTGGATGCGTCGGTGCCGCGTTATTGA
- a CDS encoding tetratricopeptide repeat protein translates to MSAPRFPISTPLRNGLYVSWLPIFLLLALNVISISEAHAQAIILKDGVRIEKGNFEIKDNQIARTVTLGNGQKALVNINTSDIESLDWPDVPELLQAQNQLSEGKLKEASETLQKAKEYFTPFKDVKGNPYQQISLAHVEALDQAGDFDALLRALPEVEKMKWGEQDTLKLRIIKLNMQRRTSSNHDELLTQAKTILASTDDSAISGRIWMTIADIHLRKEAFEDALMAALNVPVFYGSQSALVPQAELFAARCLAKMERFEDARGFYQRIVESYPDSEAGNIAKQEMLPIGGLQNKPDSVTPAKTSTPTPTPTTTSN, encoded by the coding sequence ATGTCAGCCCCACGCTTCCCGATCTCAACCCCCCTGCGAAACGGCCTCTACGTTTCCTGGCTGCCCATTTTTTTGCTTCTTGCTCTGAACGTCATCAGCATTTCCGAAGCCCACGCCCAGGCCATCATTCTCAAGGACGGGGTGCGGATCGAAAAAGGCAATTTTGAGATCAAGGACAATCAAATTGCCCGCACCGTCACCCTCGGCAACGGCCAGAAGGCGCTCGTCAACATCAACACCAGCGACATCGAGAGCCTCGACTGGCCGGATGTGCCCGAACTCCTCCAAGCCCAAAATCAGTTGAGCGAAGGCAAGCTCAAGGAAGCCTCAGAGACCCTCCAAAAAGCCAAAGAATACTTCACGCCGTTCAAAGACGTCAAAGGCAACCCCTACCAGCAGATTTCGCTGGCCCACGTGGAAGCCCTCGATCAGGCCGGTGATTTTGATGCCCTGCTGCGTGCCCTTCCAGAGGTCGAAAAAATGAAATGGGGCGAACAGGACACCCTCAAACTGCGCATCATCAAACTCAACATGCAGCGGCGCACCTCCTCCAATCACGACGAGCTCCTCACCCAGGCAAAAACCATCCTCGCAAGCACCGACGACTCCGCCATCTCTGGACGCATCTGGATGACCATTGCCGACATCCACCTTCGCAAAGAAGCGTTCGAAGATGCTCTCATGGCCGCGCTTAACGTCCCCGTCTTCTATGGCAGCCAGTCTGCGTTGGTCCCCCAAGCCGAACTTTTCGCCGCCCGCTGCCTCGCCAAAATGGAACGCTTTGAAGATGCCCGCGGTTTCTACCAACGCATCGTTGAAAGCTATCCCGACTCCGAGGCAGGCAATATCGCCAAACAAGAAATGCTCCCCATCGGCGGTCTGCAAAACAAGCCTGATTCCGTCACTCCTGCCAAGACCTCCACCCCCACTCCCACTCCCACGACCACCTCCAACTAA